The Macaca fascicularis isolate 582-1 chromosome 11, T2T-MFA8v1.1 genome includes a region encoding these proteins:
- the ITFG2 gene encoding KICSTOR complex protein ITFG2 isoform X1 → MRSVSYVQRVALEFSGSLFPHAICLGDVDNDTLNELVVGDTSGKVSVYKNDDSRPWLTCSCQGMLTCVGVGDVCNKGKNLLVAVSAEGWFHLFDLTPAKVLDASGHHETLMGEEQRPVFKQHIPANTKVMLISDIDGDGCCELVVGYTDRVVRAFRWEELGEGPEHLTGQLVSLKKWMLEGQVDSLSVTLGPLGVPELMVSQPGCAYAILLCTWKKDTGSPPASEGPTDGSRETPATRDVVLHQTSGRIHNKNVSTHLIGNIKQGHGTESSGSGLFALCTLDGTLKLMEEMEEADKLLWSVQVDHQLFALEKLDVTGNGHEEVVACAWDGQTYIIDHNRTVVRFQVDENIRAFCAGLYACKEGRNSPCLVYVTFNQKIYVYWEVQLERMESTNLLKLLESKPEYHSLLQELGVDPDDLPVTRALLHQTLYHPDQPPQCASSSLQDPT, encoded by the exons ATGAGATCGGTTAGCTACGTGCAGCGCGTGGCGCTGGAGTTCAGCGGGAGCCTCTTCCCGCACGCTATCTGCCTTGGAGACGTTGATAACGATACG TTAAATGAACTGGTGGTGGGAGACACCAGCGGGAAGGTGTCTGTGTATAAAAATGATGACAGTCGGCCATGGCTCACCTGTTCCTGCCAGGGAATG CTGACTTGCGTTGGGGTTGGAGATGTATGTAATAAAGGAAAG AACCTGTTGGTGGCAGTGAGTGCTGAAGGCTGGTTTCATTTGTTTGACCTGACACCTGCCAAGGTGTTGGACGCTTCTGGGCACCACGAGACACTAATGGGAGAGGAGCAGCGTCCAGTCTTCAAGCAGCACATCCCAGCCAACACCAAGGTCATGCTGATCAGTGACATCG ATGGAGATGGGTGTTGTGAGCTGGTGGTGGGCTACACAGACCGTGTGGTGCGAGCTTTCCGCTGGGAGGAGCTAGGTGAGGGTCCCGAACATCTCACAGGGCAGCTGGTGTCCCTCAAGAAATGGATGCTGGAGGGTCAG GTGGACAGCCTCTCAGTGACTCTGGGACCACTGGGTGTTCCTGAACTCATGGTGTCTCAGCCAGGCTGTGCTTATGCAATTCTACTGTGTACCTGGAAAAAGGACACTGGGTCCCCTCCTGCCTCCGAAGGGCCCACAGATGGCAGTAG GGAGACCCCAGCTACCCGAGATGTGGTGCTGCACCAGACATCTGGCCGTATCCACAACAAGAATGTCTCCACTCACCTAATTGGCAACATCAAACAAG GCCACGGCACTGAGAGTAGTGGCTCTGGCCTCTTTGCCCTGTGCACCCTGGATG GGACACTGAAGCTCatggaagaaatggaagaagcAGACAAGCTGCTGTGGTCagtgcaggtggatcaccagctCTTTGCCCTGGAGAAACTGGATGTCACC GGCAACGGGCATGAGGAGGTAGTTGCATGCGCCTGGGATGGACAGACATACATCATTGACCACAACCGCACCGTTGTCCGCTTCCAAGTGGATGAAAACATCCGTGCCTTCTGTGCAG GCCTGTATGCCTGCAAAGAGGGCCGTAACAGCCCCTGCCTCGTATATGTCACTTTCAACCAGAAGATCTATGTGTACTGGGAGGTGCAGCTGGAGCGGATGGAGTCTACCAATCTGCTGAAACTGCTGGAAAGCAAGCCGGAGTACCACAGCCTGCTGCAGGAGCTGGGTGTGG ATCCTGACGACCTCCCTGTGACTCGTGCCCTGCTTCACCAAACGCTCTACCATCCAGACCAGCCACCACAGTGTGCTTCCTCAAGCCTCCAGGATCCCACCTAG
- the ITFG2 gene encoding KICSTOR complex protein ITFG2 isoform X3 — translation MLEGQVDSLSVTLGPLGVPELMVSQPGCAYAILLCTWKKDTGSPPASEGPTDGSRETPATRDVVLHQTSGRIHNKNVSTHLIGNIKQGHGTESSGSGLFALCTLDGTLKLMEEMEEADKLLWSVQVDHQLFALEKLDVTGNGHEEVVACAWDGQTYIIDHNRTVVRFQVDENIRAFCAGLYACKEGRNSPCLVYVTFNQKIYVYWEVQLERMESTNLLKLLESKPEYHSLLQELGVDPDDLPVTRALLHQTLYHPDQPPQCASSSLQDPT, via the exons ATGCTGGAGGGTCAG GTGGACAGCCTCTCAGTGACTCTGGGACCACTGGGTGTTCCTGAACTCATGGTGTCTCAGCCAGGCTGTGCTTATGCAATTCTACTGTGTACCTGGAAAAAGGACACTGGGTCCCCTCCTGCCTCCGAAGGGCCCACAGATGGCAGTAG GGAGACCCCAGCTACCCGAGATGTGGTGCTGCACCAGACATCTGGCCGTATCCACAACAAGAATGTCTCCACTCACCTAATTGGCAACATCAAACAAG GCCACGGCACTGAGAGTAGTGGCTCTGGCCTCTTTGCCCTGTGCACCCTGGATG GGACACTGAAGCTCatggaagaaatggaagaagcAGACAAGCTGCTGTGGTCagtgcaggtggatcaccagctCTTTGCCCTGGAGAAACTGGATGTCACC GGCAACGGGCATGAGGAGGTAGTTGCATGCGCCTGGGATGGACAGACATACATCATTGACCACAACCGCACCGTTGTCCGCTTCCAAGTGGATGAAAACATCCGTGCCTTCTGTGCAG GCCTGTATGCCTGCAAAGAGGGCCGTAACAGCCCCTGCCTCGTATATGTCACTTTCAACCAGAAGATCTATGTGTACTGGGAGGTGCAGCTGGAGCGGATGGAGTCTACCAATCTGCTGAAACTGCTGGAAAGCAAGCCGGAGTACCACAGCCTGCTGCAGGAGCTGGGTGTGG ATCCTGACGACCTCCCTGTGACTCGTGCCCTGCTTCACCAAACGCTCTACCATCCAGACCAGCCACCACAGTGTGCTTCCTCAAGCCTCCAGGATCCCACCTAG
- the ITFG2 gene encoding KICSTOR complex protein ITFG2 isoform X2 → MRSVSYVQRVALEFSGSLFPHAICLGDVDNDTNLLVAVSAEGWFHLFDLTPAKVLDASGHHETLMGEEQRPVFKQHIPANTKVMLISDIDGDGCCELVVGYTDRVVRAFRWEELGEGPEHLTGQLVSLKKWMLEGQVDSLSVTLGPLGVPELMVSQPGCAYAILLCTWKKDTGSPPASEGPTDGSRETPATRDVVLHQTSGRIHNKNVSTHLIGNIKQGHGTESSGSGLFALCTLDGTLKLMEEMEEADKLLWSVQVDHQLFALEKLDVTGNGHEEVVACAWDGQTYIIDHNRTVVRFQVDENIRAFCAGLYACKEGRNSPCLVYVTFNQKIYVYWEVQLERMESTNLLKLLESKPEYHSLLQELGVDPDDLPVTRALLHQTLYHPDQPPQCASSSLQDPT, encoded by the exons ATGAGATCGGTTAGCTACGTGCAGCGCGTGGCGCTGGAGTTCAGCGGGAGCCTCTTCCCGCACGCTATCTGCCTTGGAGACGTTGATAACGATACG AACCTGTTGGTGGCAGTGAGTGCTGAAGGCTGGTTTCATTTGTTTGACCTGACACCTGCCAAGGTGTTGGACGCTTCTGGGCACCACGAGACACTAATGGGAGAGGAGCAGCGTCCAGTCTTCAAGCAGCACATCCCAGCCAACACCAAGGTCATGCTGATCAGTGACATCG ATGGAGATGGGTGTTGTGAGCTGGTGGTGGGCTACACAGACCGTGTGGTGCGAGCTTTCCGCTGGGAGGAGCTAGGTGAGGGTCCCGAACATCTCACAGGGCAGCTGGTGTCCCTCAAGAAATGGATGCTGGAGGGTCAG GTGGACAGCCTCTCAGTGACTCTGGGACCACTGGGTGTTCCTGAACTCATGGTGTCTCAGCCAGGCTGTGCTTATGCAATTCTACTGTGTACCTGGAAAAAGGACACTGGGTCCCCTCCTGCCTCCGAAGGGCCCACAGATGGCAGTAG GGAGACCCCAGCTACCCGAGATGTGGTGCTGCACCAGACATCTGGCCGTATCCACAACAAGAATGTCTCCACTCACCTAATTGGCAACATCAAACAAG GCCACGGCACTGAGAGTAGTGGCTCTGGCCTCTTTGCCCTGTGCACCCTGGATG GGACACTGAAGCTCatggaagaaatggaagaagcAGACAAGCTGCTGTGGTCagtgcaggtggatcaccagctCTTTGCCCTGGAGAAACTGGATGTCACC GGCAACGGGCATGAGGAGGTAGTTGCATGCGCCTGGGATGGACAGACATACATCATTGACCACAACCGCACCGTTGTCCGCTTCCAAGTGGATGAAAACATCCGTGCCTTCTGTGCAG GCCTGTATGCCTGCAAAGAGGGCCGTAACAGCCCCTGCCTCGTATATGTCACTTTCAACCAGAAGATCTATGTGTACTGGGAGGTGCAGCTGGAGCGGATGGAGTCTACCAATCTGCTGAAACTGCTGGAAAGCAAGCCGGAGTACCACAGCCTGCTGCAGGAGCTGGGTGTGG ATCCTGACGACCTCCCTGTGACTCGTGCCCTGCTTCACCAAACGCTCTACCATCCAGACCAGCCACCACAGTGTGCTTCCTCAAGCCTCCAGGATCCCACCTAG